In a genomic window of Homalodisca vitripennis isolate AUS2020 unplaced genomic scaffold, UT_GWSS_2.1 ScUCBcl_584;HRSCAF=2928, whole genome shotgun sequence:
- the LOC124370849 gene encoding uncharacterized protein LOC124370849 translates to MFADDTVLLTGSNYSELLDINTYISVSMAQQYCDSNDLVFNSSKTKLLALGRLKDELTEPPDLQRVGTTKHLGVILDECLSWKDHVDQLCSRLNYAVFALKRIKAVATSTATKTAYHAIFESHLRYGIILWGGSTMDNLERVLIAQKRAVRVMAGLQPRDSCREAFKSLGILTVVSIYIIEVINHAASRGNLPRMSAVHDHHTRHGNDFSLPIHRTALFSKKPCYAGAKLFNLLPQDLKNCDSKTLKRRLLNWLKDRSIYTLDEFKTSINSFH, encoded by the coding sequence atgtttgctgatgacactgtcCTGTTGACTGGCAGTAACTATTCTGAGCTCTTAGATATTAACACCTATATTTCAGTGAGCATGGCACAACAGTACTGTGATAGCAATGATCTTGTTTTTAACTCCTCTAAGACAAAACTCCTAGCACTGGGAAGGCTGAAAGATGAGTTGACTGAGCCTCCAGACTTACAACGGGTTGGGACTACCAAACATTTGGGTGTTATACTGGACGAATGTCTTTCCTGGAAAGATCATGTAGATCAGTTATGCTCTAGACTCAATTATGCAGTTTTTGCATTGAAGAGAATCAAGGCAGTAGCCACATCAACTGCAACAAAAACTGCATATCATGCCATCTTTGAATCCCACCTTCGTTATGGGATAATCCTCTGGGGAGGCTCTACAATGGACAACCTTGAACGAGTCCTTATTGCGCAGAAGCGTGCTGTTCGGGTCATGGCTGGTCTTCAACCTCGGGATagctgtagagaagccttcaagTCTCTTGGAATTCTCACAGTGGTGTCCATCTACATCATCGAGGTCATCAATCACGCAGCCTCACGTGGGAACTTGCCCAGAATGAGTGCTGTCCATGATCATCACACGCGACATGGTAATGACTTCTCCCTACCGATACACAGGACAGCACTTTTCTCCAAGAAACCTTGCTACGCTGGGGCAAAGCTGTTCAACTTACTTCCTCAAGACTTAAAAAATTGTGACTCCAAAACCTTAAAAAGAAGACTGCTAAATTGGCTCAAAGACAGATCCATCTACACCCTTGACGAGTTCAAGACTTCaataaacagttttcattaa
- the LOC124370850 gene encoding gustatory receptor 68a-like — MILDLVALQILAASTFFSGTCKYPRIFDVFGTLDRVYRDLQFQEQRGQGPSTTVYKIKKMKSLMNTYWMLCDAVHQANDFYCDQLMAVMFSLFVQVTIKSYFFFLHVRAGYMFGMTMDAVWVLVLICYAILVANSSTDITNSLEGFLLQLPHHNARFSARGFFQIHNETLTSMGGAVTTYLVILIQFQTEK, encoded by the exons ATGATACTAGACTTGGTGGCTCTGCAAATTCTGGCAGCTTCTACATTCTTCAGCGGCACATGCAAGTACCCAAGGATATTTGACGTCTTTGGCACACTAGATCGAGTCTATCGAGACCTTCAGTTTCAAGAACAGAGAGGTCAAGGTCCAA GCACTACGGTATATAAGATCAAGAAAATGAAGTCActgatgaacacctactggatgctgtGTGACGCCGTACACCAGGCTAACGACTTCTACTGCGATCAGCTGATGGCCGTTATGTTCTCCTTATTTGTTCAAGTCACTATCAAGTCCTACTTCTTCTTCTTGCACGTCAGAGCTGGTTACATGTTCGGCATGACTATGGATGCAGTCTGGGTCCTGGTTCTCATCTGCTATGCGATTTTGGTTGCGAACTCAAGCACGGATATCACTAACTCG CTTGAAGGATTCCTACTGCAGTTGCCTCACCACAACGCAAGATTCTCTGCTCGTGGATTTTTCCAGATCCATAATGAGACCCTTACATCA ATGGGTGGAGCGGTGACAACTTACCTAGTGATACTGATCCAGTTCCAGACTGAGAAGTAA